The DNA segment TACCTGCTTCCAGTCGCCCCAGTTCTTCTTGTAGTGGTCAAAATGCATGGCCATCGGCACGCTGCCTGCAACCGGATAGCTGGCGGTTATGCGCGGATCAATGGCAGCGACTACGGTCGTTGTCCAGCCGCCTCCGGAAAGGCCAACCATGAATATGTTCTTATAGCCTTTTAATTGAGCGAGATTGACCGCTGCAATCACGGGTTCGATGAAATAGCGGACCGGCGATCCTGTGGTCATGTCATAGAGAAATATCATCTCCTCGTGCTGTGTTATGGGAACGCGGCCTATGCGGGGAAGGTCTAACCATACCGGCTCCTTGTTGTTTCCTATCAGTGGCATGTCCACCCTCCAGACGGTGTAGCCGTTGGCCAGGAAGCGCTGAATCGGGACCGCATCGGACATCGTATAGCCGTCATGACCGTCATGGTAGATGATGAGCGACCCGTTGGGAGAAATCGGACGGTAG comes from the Desulfomonilia bacterium genome and includes:
- a CDS encoding PhoPQ-activated protein PqaA family protein, translating into MNPISPLYEQNGFTSHITAYRPISPNGSLIIYHDGHDGYTMSDAVPIQRFLANGYTVWRVDMPLIGNNKEPVWLDLPRIGRVPITQHEEMIFLYDMTTGSPVRYFIEPVIAAVNLAQLKGYKNIFMVGLSGGGWTTTVVAAIDPRITASYPVAGSVPMAMHFDHYKKNWGDWKQVVPDMYHIASYEDLYIMGSYKRSQIQVLNEFDICCFNEPRYVLYEPAIQDVLKSVGGEFDVFWAKGDIIHWACPAAVDRILDDMRLRSK